TGAACGAGTCCGTCTGGCTGGTCTATGCGATTCAGGGTTACAACGAAGTCCGCGATGACCTGACCGCGGCGGAGCGCAAGCAGATCGAGGATGGCGTGTTCCGTCCGATGGCGGAATTCCTGTCCACCGGATCGCCAGAAATGTTCCGCAAGATCCACAACCACGCGACGTGGGCGGCGGCTGGCGTGGGCATGACCGGCTATGTGCTGGGCGACGAACGCTATAGCGATTGGGCGATAGACGGTCTGGACGGCGATGGATCGTCGGGCTTTCTAGCGCAGCTGGACCAGTTGTTCTCACCCGACGGGTATTACACCGAAGGCCCGTATTATCAGCGTTATGCCTTGCTGCCCTTCGTCGTCTTTGCGCAGGCGATCGACGCGAACGAGCCGGATCGCAAGATATTCGAACGTCGCGACGGCATCGTAGCCAAGGCCATCGCGGCGACGGTGGCGATGACGTACGAGGGCAAGTTTTTCCCGGTAAACGATGCGATCAAGGAAAAAGGCGTCGATACATCCGAACTGCTCTACGGCGCAGCGCTGGGCTATCGACTGACCGGCGATCCGGTCTATCCCGCCATCGCCCGCATTCAGGGCGAAACGGTCATGACGGGCGAAGGGCTGGCGCTCGCCAAGGCGGCGCAGACGAACGCCGCGATGCCTACGCCGCAAAGCATGCTGCTGCGCGACGGACCGCAGGGCGATCAGGGCGGCATGGCGATCCTGGGCATGGGTAAGGGCGCCTTGGCCCAGACCATCGTTGCCAAGGACACCGGGCAAGGCATGGGCCACGGCCATTTCGACAAGCTGTCGATTATGCTTTACGATAATGGGCACGAAATCCTGACCGATTATGGCGCGGCGCGGTTCCTGAACGTGCCGAGCAAGCAAGGCGGGCGCTACCTTCCCGAGAACGACAGTTTCGCGCAGCAGACGGTGGCGCACAACGCGCCGGTCGTGAACGAAGAAAGCCACTTTGCGGGCGACTGGAAAGAGGGCCAGAAACACTGGCCGACGATGCGATATACGCGGTTCTCGGACAGGCTGAACGCCGTTTCGGCGACCATCGACGATGCCTATCCCGATGCCGTGCTGACCCGGACGTCGTTGCAGTTCCGGCCCGGGGCCGAAGCGGAACCCATCCTTCTGGACGTGGTCGAGGTCGATACCGACAGCGCGCAACCCGTCGACCTTCCGTTCTGGTTCAATGGGCAGGTCACGAACCTCCCGAAATCCCTTTCCATCCGGACAGACGGGCTGACACCGCTGGGTGTGAAGAATGGCTATCAGCACATCTGGAACCTTGGCGATGGCGCGCTGGCCGATGGGACAGGGCGGCTGACATGGCTTACCGGAGGGCGGTTCTATTCGCTGCACACACTTGCACCGCCGGCGTCGAAACTGGCGTTGATCCGCGCGGGCGCGAACGATCCGGAGTTCAACCTTCGCCCCGAAATGGGCGCGATGGTCCGCACCCGAGGTAGTGGCAAGACCCGCATCCTTACTGTGCTGGAACCGCATGGCCGATACGATCCAGCCGCCGAAACGACCGTCGCCAGTGAGCCACGCATTGCGGACCTGAAGACTGTCCGACTGGATGGGGCGTTGGTGGTGCAGATGACCACGAAGGCGGGCGGAACGATCCAGGCAGTCATCGCCGACAATCCTTCCGAGACCGTCCGACACGATCTGCGCCACGGCAAGTTGCGCCTGCAATGGAACGGGCCGGTCGCCTTGTTCGACGGCACCGGCAAGCGGATCGACCAGCCCGATGGCTGAACCGAACAACGACTTTTCATCGAAACATGAATTCTGACAGGAGTATTTTTATGAGCTTGAACGGGAAGACGGCGATCGTCTTCGGCGGGGGGCGCGACATTGGCAGGGCCGTCGCCGAAGGGCTGGCGCGGGAAGGTGCGGCAGTTACCATCAACTATTGCAACGACGAAGCCGGTGCGAAAGCGGCTGTCGCAGCGATCGAAGCGGCAGGTCGCAAGGCCATTGCCGAACAGGGCGATGCCACCAACCGCTGGGATGTCGCCCGCGTCGTCGCAAACCATTGCGCCGCGTTTGGCGACCGGATCGATGTGGTCGTCAACGTCGTCGGCGGTCTGGTTGCGCGGAAGACGATTGCCGAGATGGACGAGGCGTTTCTGGAACAGGTGCTGAAGTTGAATGTCACTTCGGCTTTCCTCGCCACGCAGGCGGCGCTGCCGCACATGGCGGAGGGTGGTTCGATCATCAACTTCGCTTCGCAGGCGGGTCGCGATGGCGGCGGGCCGGGTGCCATCGCCTATGGCGCCAGTAAGGGCGCAGTGTTGACGATGACGCGCGGTATGGCGAAGGAACTTGGCCCCAAGGGCATTCGCGTCAACGCGGTCTGCCCCGGCATGATCGCGACCACGTTTCACGACACCTTCACGAAAGACGAAGTGCGCGCGAACGTGGCCGCCGCCACGCCATTGCGCCGCGAAGGGCAGTCGAACGAGGTGGCCGACCTCGTCTGTTATCTTGCATCCGACAAGGCCGCGTTTGTCACTGGCGCGGGTATCGACATCAACGGCGGCACCTTCTTTTCATGACCGCCTTGTAAGCTGGAAGGGAGCTGGTTCCCGATCACTTCGGAGTGGAGCCGATCGACCACGAGTTTATCCGTAAATCGCCCGATAGTCAGCTGACAAAGCTGGCGCCCCGATCGATTGATGCCGAAGTCGTCAGCGCACTGTTGTCAAAAAGGGGCGCGTTGGTACTGTCCAGCGGCAGAAGACCACGCAATCCGGCTTGAGGAAGGCGATATGCTGCTGCTGCCCCGCTGGCAGCAGCACAAGCTGTGTTCGTCATCGGATGTCGCGGCGGTCGATATTGCCGAGGTGGCTGCGCGTTCGGGATCCGATTTGTGGGATTCAAGTCGGCCCCTTGCGGGAATACGGGTTCTCAAACATCAACCGGATGCGCCAAACCCGCCGGACGTGCAGGTGTTGGCCATGATGTTCAGGGCGGACCATGCCTACCAGGATAATCTGGCAAATTGCATGCCTTCGATATTCCATCTCTCTGCGGCAGACGTAGAATTTGTCAGTCTGATCACCGTCGTACGAGAATTTGTCGCGACTCATATCGAATGCCGGGCCAACGGTTACGCCGCAGCCGGGCACCGTATGGCGGAGATGATCCTTATAGAACTGTTGCGAAGCATCGTTGCGAAGCGACCTGAGGGCACGACCGGTTGGCTCAACGGTCTTGGTTCTCCTGCGATCTCAGCAGCGATGACGGCCCTGCATCTGGAGCCCCGGCGGCGATGGACTTTGAACGAGCTGGCCGATGTTTCCGGATTGGCGCGCCCTCAGTTTTCTTTTCATTTTTCACGCGTCGTGGGCCAGTCTCCGATGAGCTATGTGCAGAGTGTCCGGTTGCAATGGGCAGCCGATGAAATCATGCGCGGTGCTGCCATAAAGGCCGTGGCAGACGAAATGGGCTATTCCACCCCTTTCGGTTTTCGGAAGGCTTTCGTTCGCGAATATGGCGTTCCACCCGGTCGGTGGCGCATGGACCGATCAGCCGCCAGTTAGCGGCTTGCAGGCGAAGCGCAGGTGGTGTCAGATGGCTCTGACGCTGGCCTCATCAGGTCGTGGGCAACCGCACCTGAAAACAACTCCCCATACCCTTGGCGCTGCTCTTCAAACTGATGGTGCCGCCGTGCAGCTCCACCAGCTCTTTCACGAGAGCCAAGCCGATGCCAAGTCCGCCGGTCACCTTGCCCGAAACGGACGCAGCCTGCCCAAACAGTTCGAAGATCTTTTCCTGTTCCTCAACGTCGATGCCGACGCCGGTGTCGCTCACTTCCAAAACGGCTTGGCCGTCCGCAGCGGCAAGCGACACCGATATCTGCCCGCCCGCCGGAGTATAGCGGGCGGCGTTGCCGACAAGATTGCTGATGATCTGGATAATGCGGGCAGGATCGCCATCCAATTCGATCGGATCGTCAGGAACGCTGACCTTCAATTCGTGCCCCGCTTCGTCGATGGCCGGTCGATTGAGTTCCAGCGCCAGCGGCAGCACCTCCTGCAAAGTGATCGGTTCCTTGCGCAGGGAAATCTTGCCTTGCTCGATCCGGGCAATGTCGAGCAGGTCTTCGACCAGCCGGGACACATGGCTAAGGTTCTGGCGCATCGCGGTGCGCACGCCTTCTGCGTCGATCCGGGTGTTACCGCGTTCCAGGATGTTCAGCCCCGAAGACAGCACCGAGAGGGGATTGCGCAGTTCGTGGCCAAGCACCGCAAGGAAGTGGTTCTTCTGCTTGTCCGCAGCTTGCAGGGCCGATGTCAGGATGGCGAGTTCGTCGCGCTGTGCCGCGATCTGCCTACGCTGCGCATAGAGGCCAAGGAAAACCTCGGCTTTTGAGCGCAGGATGTCAGCCTCTATCGGTTTCTGGATGAAGTCGACCGCGCCTGCCTCATACCCGCGAAAGCGTCGGGAAATGTCGCCGGTTCCGGCAGTAACGAAGATGATCGGGATATGGCGCGACCGTTCGTTCGCCCGCATGATTTCGGCCAACTCGAACCCGTCCATGCCCGGCATTTGCACGTCCAGCAGCGCCAGCGCGTAGTCGTGCTCCAGCATGAGTTCCAGCGCTTCTTCGCCGCTTTGCGCGGTGTGGAATTGCACCCCATCGCGCCTCAGCAAGGCTTCCAGCGCCAGCAGGTTTTCGGGCAGGTCGTCTACCAACAGGAAATTGATCGGGGCTTCGGGCGCGGTCATTCTGCCACCCCGGCGGCCAACGATGCCGCAATCTCGTCCAAAGTCATGATTGCGGCATCCCGGCAGGCTTCGACCGCTGCCTCTGGCATCGCCGCCATTTCTGCAGTTGCCGGGTCCTGGATCAATACCACGCCGCCCGCATCCTCGATGGCGCGCGCGCCGTTTGCACCGTCATGGTTCGCGCCGGTAAGGACGATTCCAGTCACCGCAGGGCCAAAGGCATCGGCGGCCGTTTCGAACAGCACGTCGATCGCCGGGCGCGAATGGTTCACCGGCTCTTCGGTAGATAGCGCCAAGGCGCCATCGCCTTCGACCAGAACGTGATAATCGGGCGGCGCGAAATAGATCGTTCCGGGTTGCAGAGGCTCCTTGTCTTCCGCCTCTTTAACCTGCATCCGGCACTTTTCCGAGAACAGCTTGACTAGCGCATTGTCCTGGCGCGGCGGAACGTGGACGACGACCACGATGGATCGCGGAAAATCCGCCGCCAGCGGGGGCAGGATATGCGACAGGGCCTGAACCCCGCCCGCCGACGCGCCGATCGCGATCAGTTGCTGGGTCATCGCGCCACCCTCCGATAGATACGATCCTCTCTCACATGTTCGACGAACTTGTCGGCATGGGCGGAAAAGCGCAGGCTTTCCTTCGACCCGATCCCCAGAAACCCTTGCCGGGCCAGCGATTCCGCGAACAGGCTGACGACTCGGTCCTGAAGGTCTCTATCGAAATAGATCAATACGTTGCGACACGAAATCAGGTGCATTTCGGCAAAGGCGGCATCGGTGACAAGGCTGTGGTCGGAAAACACGGTGCGGGCGCGCAAAGACTTGTCGAACACGGCGCGGCCATAGTCGGCGGTGTAGTAATCGGACAGCGAACTGTGCCCGCCCGACAATCGGTGGTTTTCGGTGAACAGCCGCACTTGGTCCAGCGGGTAAATGCCCGCCTGCGCCGCCTTCAGCGCGGCGGGGTTGATGTCGGTGGCGTAAAAGATCGTCTTGTCGAGCAGGCCTTCCTCGCGGAACAGGATGGCGAGCGAGTACAGTTCCTCGCCACGGCTGCACCCGGCGATCCAGACTTTCAGCGACGGATAGGTATGCAGGTGCGGCACCACTTTTTCGCGTAGCGCGCGGTAATAGGACGGATCGCGGAACATCTCGCTGACCTGCACGGTCAGATAGTTCAGCAGGTTGGGCAGCATCGTCTTGTCATGCAACACGGCGGATTGCAGCGCCGAAATACTGTCGAAACCCAGTTGCCGCCGCGCCTGGAGCAGGCGTCGCTTGATCGACGCCTGCGCATAATGGCGGAAATCGTAGTGATAATGCCGATAGAGCGCGTCGAGCAGCAGCTGGATTTCCAGATCCTCTACCGTCTCGCCCGTCATCGCGGCATCCATACGCGCACCAGCGATAGCAGTTTATCGACGTCGATCGGTTTGGCCATGTAATCGTTCGCACCCGCGTCCATGCATTTCTGCTGATCGTCGGGCATGGCCTTGGCGGTCAACATGATGATCGGCAGATTGCGCCATTGCGGATCGTCACGGATGGCGCGCACGGCGGTCAGTCCGTCCATCACCGGCATCATCACGTCCATCAACACCAGATCGATCGCCTTGTCGCTGTCGCCTGCGGCATCGGCCAGCGCGTCCAGCGCTTCCTGCCCATTGCGGGCAATACGGGTGAGCGCGCCGCGCGGTTCCAGCACGCTGGTCAATGAGTAGACGTTGCGCACGTCATCCTCGACGATCATGATCCGCCGGCCTTCCAGAGCGGCGTCGCGGTGGCGCGCCTTTTCGATCATCTGCTGCTGTTCAGGCGGCAGTTCCGCCACGACCTGATGCAGGAACAGCGACACTTCGTCCAACAGGCGTTCGGGCGATTTCGCGCCCTTGATGATGATGGAGCTGGAATAGCGGCGCAGGCGCTGTTCCTCGTCCGGCGACAGATCGCGCCCGGTATAGACGATCACCGGGGGCAGGGCGTGGGGGTGGTCCTCGCTCAGCGTTTCCAGCAGCGAAAAGCCCGATGCGTCGGGTAGCGACAGGTCGAGCACGATGCAGTCGTAGTCGCCCTCACGAATTTCATCGAGGCATTCGGCCGCCGTGCCGACGCCGACCGTTTCTACGTCGCGCGAATCCAGTAATTTGCCCACCGCCTCACGTTGAACCGGGTCGTCTTCAACGATCAACACGCGGCGCATCCGGGCAGTCAGCTTTTCCTGCAATCCGGCCAGCACTTCCGCCAGTTGTTCACGCGGAGCGGGCTTGCCAAGGAAGCCGACCGCGCCCAGCGCCAGTGCCGTCTTGCTCTGATCCTCGCCCGAAATGACGTGGATGGGGATGTGCCGCGTCTCGTCCTGATGCTTCAACCGGTCCAGCACGGTCAGGCCCGACTGGTCGGGCAACCCGATGTCGAGCACGATGGCGTTGGGAACGTATTCGCGGGCAAGGTCGAGCGCATCCTGCGCGCTTCCGGCAACGATGCATTGAAAGCCCATCTGGCGCGACAATTCGCAGACGATGGAGGCAAAGGTGGAATCGTCCTCGATAACCAGCAACAGGCGTTTGCCTTCGGACAGGTCGTTCCTGTCATCGTCGACCGACGACGATGGGGCAGGGGCTTTGGCGGGCGCGCTCTTGGGCGTGCCCACAGGCAGCACGGCATTCGACCGCGCCGGCACTGGCAACGGCACATCGCGCGCCGCAACTTTGCCGGGATCGTAGGCGACGGGAACGGTGACGATAAAGGTGCTGCCCTTGCCGACTTCGCTGTCCAGCCGAATCGACCCGCCCAGCAACCGCGCCAGTTCTCGCGAGATCGACAGGCCCAGCCCGGTGCCGCCGAACTTTCGGCTGATCGTGCCGTCGGCCTGACGGAATGCTTCGAAAATGGCCTCGCACTGTTCGGGGGCGATGCCGATGCCGGTGTCGGTGACGACCAGTTCCAGCGTATCGTTATCGGCGGGCCGTATCGACAGGCTAACGCTGCCCTGCTCGGTGAACTTCAGCGCGTTGGACAGAAGGTTTTTCAGGACCTGCTCCAACCGCATGCGATCCGTTTCGATAGAGCGCGGCGCGTCGGGCGCGATCTCGATCTTCAGGTCCAGCCCCCGTTCCTGCGCGACCTGTTCGAACAGCTTGCGCATGTCGGCCGCCAGACGCTCGGTCGATACCGGGGCGGCGTCGATCTCGACATGCCCTGCTTCGATCTTCGAGAGGTCGAGGATGTCGTTGATCAGCGTCAGCAGGTCATTGCCCGAAGACTCGATGGTGCGAGCGTATTTGACCTGCTCGCCAGAGAGGTTGCCGTCGGTGTTGTCGCCCAGCAGTTTGGACAGGATTAGCAGTGAATTGAGCGGGGTGCGCAGCTCGTGGCTCATGTTGGCAAGAAAGTCTGACTTGTATTGGCTCGCCTGCTCCAGTTCGCGCGCCTTCAGCTGGAGCGAGGATGCCGCGCGGCTCAGCTCGTCGCGCTGGTTTTCCAGCGTCTGGGCCTGTTCCTCCAACTGGCTGTTGGTCTGCTCCAGCTCGACCTGTTGCAGTTCCAGGCGCGCTTGCGATTCCTTCAGGGCGTTGCCCTGTTCTTCCAGTTCCTCGTTGGAAACGCGCAGTTCCTCGCTTTGCGCCTGCAACTCGCCCGCCTGACGCTGCGTTTCCTCCAGCGCGTCCTGCAACCTTTCGCGGAACCGCGCAGAGCGCAGCGCTATGCCGATGGACCCGGCCGTGTTGTCGAGGAGTTCGAGCACCCGCTCGTCGACTTCTTCCAAAAATCCTAGTTCGATGACCGAATTGACGATCCCGTCGGTATGGGCTGGGGCAATCAATAGGTGGCGAGGCGCGTCGCTGCCGAATGCGGAACCGATGGAAAGGTAACCAGCGGGAACATCGCGCAGCAGCACCGCCTCGCCATCGGATGCGACTTTGCCCAACAGGCCGTCCGCGCGGTCGAAAGACTGCGGAATCTCGGCATTCGCGGGCACGCCAAGCGTGGCGACCCGGTTGAATACACCTGCTTCGCCCTTGAACAACGCCCCGGCGCTGGCCCCGACATGTTCGGCAAAAAAGCGCAGGATGTCGGCGGCAAGCTGCTCGATCTTTTTGTCGCCGCGCATCGTCTCCGACAGGCCGACTTGCGCGTTTTGAAGCCATTTCTGGCGATCGCGGACGCGGTTCGATCGTGTTGTCAGGATGAACACCGCGAGTGTAAGGACAATACCGATCAGGCTGGTCAGCACCGCGCTGACGACGGCCTGTTGCGACGCGGCGGCAAGGCTGGCGACGCTGTCCTCTCGCGTGGTCAGCTCCTGTTGTCGCAAGCGGGAGAGTTGTTCGCGAATGCTGTCCATTGCGATCTTGCCGCGGTCGCTATTCATTTCGGCCAGCGCCGCATCGACCGACCCGCCGCGCCGCAGTTCGACTATGCGGGCCATTTCGCGGAGCTTCACGTCGGTAGAAGCCTTGAGCTGGTCGAAACTCTCTTTCTGCAAGCTGTTGTCGCGCGTCGCGGCCTGCAGAGCGGCCATCTGTCGCTGAAGATCCGCAACTCCTTCGATATAGGGAGCCAGATAGGCTTCCTCGCCGGTCAGCAGGTATCCACGCTGCCCAGTTTCCGCATCCAGCCCGGCGATCAGGACATCGTCGAGTGTGCCCAGAATTTCGTGCGTTTCGCGAATGCGCTCTTCGCTGGCCCGCATGTTCAGCAGGTTGGCGTAAGACGTGATCGCGGTGACCAGGAAGAAACCGATACCCAGCGCAAGACCGCCCAGCGCCCACCAGTTGATAGCGTTGCGGAGCCTGCGCACACCCAAAGAATTCTTCAAATTCGAACACCCTCGCAAGTCGACCCGCAGCGACTGGCAGGCGCTTCGGCGCAATCAAGCGCCCACTGATTTTTGCCAAAATGACCCTGCCCAACGCATTGCCGGGGGTTTGGTTCCATGTTTTTGCGGCGTAAGCATTTCCTTCGGTTTCGCAGGGCCGTAAATGCAGTTAAAAGGCTCGTCACCCTCTTGTATGTTCGCCACTCAATGCCGGTGAGCCAAACACTTGGTAAGCGCCTAACCCGGTAGTCAGCGGATCCGCATTGACGATGTCGCGGCGATTGATGGCTGTAGGAAGGATGTCGACCATCGTCGGGTGGTACGATTCCACGCTCTTCGCGAAGTTTTGGACGGTCTGGCGGGTCGACGCTGGCTGGCCGAGCAAGTCATTGTGCAGGAACGCGGGCGTCAGCGCGCGGGAACGGATCGCGCGGATCGCGCGGCTGCGGTATCGCGAGGGGGTTGCCGATTACCTTGAAGTGCTTGATGCCGAACGCAATCTCTACGCCGCGCGGCAGCAGTTGTTAATGACGCAGCGGGCCTATCTTAGAACGGCGCGACGCTGTTCGTCGCGCTGGGCGGAGGGCTGAACCCGAACTGAGACATGGGCGCGTTAACCCCCTTTCGGGACATTCTTCATTCCGCGCTTGCGAGAAACTAACGATTTGTTAAGATTGCCCACGATTGGCCGGTATGCGGGGTTTTGTGGGTCGCCCCGATCGGTTTGATCGGCCTGTGGGATCGGGTCGATCAATTCGAACTGCCGATTATTGACTGTGCTATTGGACGGTTACGGGGGCATCAGTGTCGGGTCCGGATATTTTCATTTCCTATAGTCGCGAAGACCGCGCGGTTGCGCGCCGGTTCGCCGACGGCTTGGGAGCAGCGGGCTTCGAGGTATGGTGGGATGCCGCCCTGCATTCCGGCGAGACATTCGACGAGGTAATCGAACGCAACCTGCGCGCGGCGAAGGCTGTCGTCGTGTTGTGGTCGCCGCGTTCGGTGAAGTCACGATGGGTTCGGGCAGAGGCGACGCTGGCAGACCGCACCGGGCGACTTGCCCCCGCGATTATCGAGCCGTGCGACCGTCCGATCATTTTCGAACTGACGCATACGGCGGAACTGGCGCACTGGACGGGTGAGCAGGACGATGCCGCATGGGGCCAGTTCGTCGCCGACTTGCGCACGCTTGTCGGCGAAAGCGCCGTGGCGGAAGGCCGCATCGCCACCAAGGCAAAGCCGCAGCAGCTGACGCCGTTAGAAGAGCCTGCGGTCGCGGACGATCCCGATGCGCGCGAAGAGCCTGCGGCGAAAGTAACCGCCTTCCCGGCTTTTGCCGCCAGGCCAGAGGCTTACGAATCCGATCAGACCCAGCTTTCGGGCTATGCCGATCTGGCATATGCCGAACAGCACGTGTTGGAAATGCTGGACGATGCGGAAAGCGCGCCTTTTGCTATCGGACCGTTGGGGGCCCGGATCGGGCGTTCGGCCCCGGCCGATGTCGTGCTGGGCGATCCGCGCGTGTCGCGCAGCCATTGCGAACTTGTATTTTCCGACGGACAACTCGTGGTGTCGGACCTCAACTCAACCAACGGCACGTTCGTCGATGACGAGCGGGTGGAGGGAACCGTGCCGTTGCCCGTAGGCTCGGTCTTGCAGGTCGGAGGGATCCGGCTGGTTCACGAAGTGCGCGCCGCGGTCGCCGCGCGTTAAGGGGCTGCCCGGCTTGCTGCGACACCCACCGCGTCCGCGTTTGACGCTGAATGTCGGGATCACCGGCCACCGTGCCAATGCCCTGGATGAAGCGATAACCGCTGAACTGGGAGAGAACCTGGACCGGGTGCTTCTATCGCTGATCGGCGCGACGCGATCACTGCGCGAGAGCGAGCCGGAGCATTATGCCGCCGAACCGCCGCTGTTCCGGTTCCATACCGCGCTGGCTACCGGGGCGGACCAGATCGCAGCGCGATCGGCGCGGCATCACGATTTTGAAGTCCGCGCGATCCTGCCGTTTTCGGAGGCTGAATACACGCACGACTTCGCATCGGGCGAGGAACACCGCGAGTTCAAGCGGCAGGTCGCCGCTGCGGACGAGGTGTTCTGCCTGCCCGGCAAGCGTGCCCACGAAGAGGATGCCTACGTCCTTGTCGGCAAGGCGATCATCGCCGCCGCCGATATTGTGGTCGCCGTCTGGGACGGGGACGAGGGCAAGGGCCGGGGCGGCACCGCGCATGTCGTCGAACTGGCGCTGATCGCGGGCGTGCCGGTCATCCACATTTGCGTCGACCGGACGAACAAGACGATCAGCGATGTTCGCCTGCTGATCGGCGGCGAAGTGCTGGACCCCGAAGTCGCGTCCTTGGCAGGGCCGAAAGATTACATCCACCTCGTGACCGGCGTTCTCGCGCCGCATGGCGAAATCGAAAAGCAGCACATCGCGCAATATCTGGCGGAGATAGAGCAGACGACCAACTGGCGCATCGAGTATCCGATGATGCTCAGCCTGTTGCGGATCAAGAAGCTGCCGCGCCGCCCGTGGCATCAGGGCCGTGTCGCCGATGGACACGAAGCGGGCAGCGGCAAGTCCGGCGATCTCGACACGCGGACGCTGGACGCGGCCTACGACTGGGCGAACTTCCTCGCCATCCGTTATGCGCAACTGTTCCGCAGCGGGCATGTCACGAACTACGCGCTGGCCGCACTGGCGGTGATCGTCGCGCTGACCGGATTGATCGTGCCGTCGATCAAGATCTGGCTGGTCATGGTCGAACTAAGCGTGATCGCGCTGCTATTCTACAACACACATTGGGGCAGCAAGGGAGAGTGGCATCGCAAGTGGCTGCAATATCGCCATCTTGCGGAATCGCTGCGTCCGCTGGCCTACCTGAAGCGTACCGGACTGGCCGGTCCGCCGTTCCGCGCTGATTTTGCCGAGCGCTCTGCCCGTCACGAGGAATCGACCGACTGGACCCGATGGTACGCCGCCTCAATCTGGCGCCAGATGGAGGCGCCCATCGGGACGATGACCGATGAGACCGTGCGCAAGCTGGCGCACGACGTTCTGACTGAACAGGTGCGCCCGCAGACCGCCTATCACGAGATCAATGCCAAGCGCATGCACGACATCGATCACAAGCTGCACGAGGTCGGCAATTTCCTTGTCGGCGGGGTGATCGCGGCCTGTTCGCTCTATATCGTGGTCTATTTCTTCATGCACGACTGGGTAAAGCCGCTGACCGCGCCTTTCGTCTTCGTCACGGCGGGTTTCCCCGCGTTGAGCGCGGCGGCATTCGGTTTGCGCGGACATGGCGAGCATCTGGTGACCGCCAGCCGATCGATCAGCACGGTGCGCGCCCTGCGCGGAAACGGCGCGCGGCTGGAAGATGCCACCGAGTTGGACGTGCTGACCAAGGAACTGCGCGATACGGCAGAAATCATGCTGTCGGACCTGAACGAATGGTCGCTGGCCTATCGCGAACGGTCTTTGCAGGTGCCG
The sequence above is a segment of the Croceicoccus naphthovorans genome. Coding sequences within it:
- a CDS encoding response regulator; translation: MRASEERIRETHEILGTLDDVLIAGLDAETGQRGYLLTGEEAYLAPYIEGVADLQRQMAALQAATRDNSLQKESFDQLKASTDVKLREMARIVELRRGGSVDAALAEMNSDRGKIAMDSIREQLSRLRQQELTTREDSVASLAAASQQAVVSAVLTSLIGIVLTLAVFILTTRSNRVRDRQKWLQNAQVGLSETMRGDKKIEQLAADILRFFAEHVGASAGALFKGEAGVFNRVATLGVPANAEIPQSFDRADGLLGKVASDGEAVLLRDVPAGYLSIGSAFGSDAPRHLLIAPAHTDGIVNSVIELGFLEEVDERVLELLDNTAGSIGIALRSARFRERLQDALEETQRQAGELQAQSEELRVSNEELEEQGNALKESQARLELQQVELEQTNSQLEEQAQTLENQRDELSRAASSLQLKARELEQASQYKSDFLANMSHELRTPLNSLLILSKLLGDNTDGNLSGEQVKYARTIESSGNDLLTLINDILDLSKIEAGHVEIDAAPVSTERLAADMRKLFEQVAQERGLDLKIEIAPDAPRSIETDRMRLEQVLKNLLSNALKFTEQGSVSLSIRPADNDTLELVVTDTGIGIAPEQCEAIFEAFRQADGTISRKFGGTGLGLSISRELARLLGGSIRLDSEVGKGSTFIVTVPVAYDPGKVAARDVPLPVPARSNAVLPVGTPKSAPAKAPAPSSSVDDDRNDLSEGKRLLLVIEDDSTFASIVCELSRQMGFQCIVAGSAQDALDLAREYVPNAIVLDIGLPDQSGLTVLDRLKHQDETRHIPIHVISGEDQSKTALALGAVGFLGKPAPREQLAEVLAGLQEKLTARMRRVLIVEDDPVQREAVGKLLDSRDVETVGVGTAAECLDEIREGDYDCIVLDLSLPDASGFSLLETLSEDHPHALPPVIVYTGRDLSPDEEQRLRRYSSSIIIKGAKSPERLLDEVSLFLHQVVAELPPEQQQMIEKARHRDAALEGRRIMIVEDDVRNVYSLTSVLEPRGALTRIARNGQEALDALADAAGDSDKAIDLVLMDVMMPVMDGLTAVRAIRDDPQWRNLPIIMLTAKAMPDDQQKCMDAGANDYMAKPIDVDKLLSLVRVWMPR
- a CDS encoding TolC family protein, with amino-acid sequence MSTIVGWYDSTLFAKFWTVWRVDAGWPSKSLCRNAGVSARERIARIARLRYREGVADYLEVLDAERNLYAARQQLLMTQRAYLRTARRCSSRWAEG
- a CDS encoding TIR domain-containing protein, giving the protein MSGPDIFISYSREDRAVARRFADGLGAAGFEVWWDAALHSGETFDEVIERNLRAAKAVVVLWSPRSVKSRWVRAEATLADRTGRLAPAIIEPCDRPIIFELTHTAELAHWTGEQDDAAWGQFVADLRTLVGESAVAEGRIATKAKPQQLTPLEEPAVADDPDAREEPAAKVTAFPAFAARPEAYESDQTQLSGYADLAYAEQHVLEMLDDAESAPFAIGPLGARIGRSAPADVVLGDPRVSRSHCELVFSDGQLVVSDLNSTNGTFVDDERVEGTVPLPVGSVLQVGGIRLVHEVRAAVAAR